A single Lemur catta isolate mLemCat1 chromosome 20, mLemCat1.pri, whole genome shotgun sequence DNA region contains:
- the LOC123625091 gene encoding uncharacterized protein LOC123625091 produces MQGPKAVATANPPASAQALTACSGASCKSRPVVQRLPHGEADTPVRSRRSKRKQQPHPFPQHPPAWPRPSCVVTAPLLWRQQFLLLIGQKRKGKATVWICPPSVHLLSLCLRGDRSKHCLPPACDSHHPFAALGGWRQPLKVDQPIRGGQGRKHLRLPSWEQRRQRAMSQVCNIENLTSLPMNSRAQKYPLLRWPAPVSSTELQKGRGQEMSLSGDGILQRAPGALLPWGTRKATGPVSGLFNDIRFHLQCLPGQLKPAQNSAWVGPS; encoded by the exons ATGCAGGGGCCCAAAGCAGTGGCTACAGCCAACCCCCCGGCTTCTGCCCAAGCTCTGACTGCCTGTTCAG GTGCGAGCTGCAAGTCGAGACCGGTCGTCCAGAGACTGCCGCACGGAGAAGCTGACACTCCAGTGAGGAGCAGAAGGAG TAAAAGGAAGCAGCAGCCCCATCCCTTTCCACAGcaccccccagcctggccccggcCGTCCTGCGTTGTCACAGCTCCTCTCCTCTGGCGGCAGCAGTTCCTCCTCCTCATCGGtcaaaagagaaaggggaaagcaACCGTGTGGATCTGCCCTCCGTCCGTCCACCTGCTGTCTCTTTGTCTGAGAGGTGACCGATCGAAGCactgcctgccacctgcctgtGACTCTCACCACCCGTTTGCCGCATTGGGGGGATGGCGACAACCTCTGAAAGTGGATCAGCCGATAAGA GGTGGCCAAGGTCGGAAACATCTAAGACTGCCTTCCTGGgagcagaggaggcagagagccATGTCGCAAGTGTGCAACATAGAAAATTTAACAAGTCTCCCCATGAACTCCAGAGCCCAGAAATATCCTCTGTTAAG GTGGCCAGCCCCTGTCTCCAGCACAGAGCTGCAGAAGGGCCGAGGACAGGAGATGTCGCTTTCAGGAGATGGCATTTTGCAGAGAGCCCCAGGAGCACTTCTCCCCTGGGGAACTAGGAAAGCTACCGGGCCTGTAAGTGGTTTATTCAATGACATCAGATTTCATCTGCAGTGTCTGCCTGGACAGCTGAAGCCAGCTCAGAACAGCGCCTGGGTGGGGCCTTCCTAA